From Streptomyces cyaneogriseus subsp. noncyanogenus, the proteins below share one genomic window:
- a CDS encoding DUF6895 family protein has product MTTGEIRQVAHGALAWVSAHREDFALDDEALSAEGRVDRTWKPLGELAQVCATMTRRLPPADPLHASARELLAFAWRQTGEGELFLRLQRAEPFATYPLEVYAAFAAAGLRHPAYEESAATVARTRGWRLTEQDPTRRLGVLVAERRGGIDGIRPPGQAEHVLRGTWLGGLPEPWTFEAASGYALTHVVFHLTDWGRAAHGLPPDLAAYLTHWLPPWLDTCGEARMWDLTCELLVVAACLPSAGTAPGSEAREAWRRVAAAQDPAGAIPEVGPPPHHRSGGPGGGPAATGPAEDFARSYHSTLMAAFAAAVTLGRADAARADRAGTGARDGQVRCPAATQYRYGGQGALG; this is encoded by the coding sequence GTGACCACCGGGGAGATCCGCCAGGTGGCGCACGGGGCGCTGGCCTGGGTGTCCGCGCACCGCGAGGACTTCGCCCTGGACGACGAGGCGCTGTCGGCCGAAGGCCGGGTGGACCGCACCTGGAAGCCCCTGGGCGAACTCGCCCAGGTGTGCGCCACGATGACCCGGCGCCTGCCCCCGGCCGACCCGCTGCACGCGAGCGCCCGCGAGCTGCTGGCGTTCGCGTGGCGGCAGACCGGTGAGGGCGAGCTGTTCCTCCGTCTCCAGCGCGCGGAGCCCTTCGCCACCTACCCTCTGGAGGTGTACGCGGCCTTCGCCGCCGCGGGCCTGCGCCACCCCGCGTACGAGGAGTCCGCCGCCACGGTGGCCCGCACCCGGGGCTGGCGGCTCACCGAGCAGGACCCCACCCGCCGCCTGGGTGTGCTCGTCGCCGAGCGGCGCGGCGGCATCGACGGCATCCGGCCCCCCGGACAGGCCGAGCACGTCCTGCGCGGCACCTGGCTGGGCGGACTGCCCGAACCGTGGACCTTCGAGGCCGCCTCCGGATACGCCCTCACCCACGTCGTCTTCCACCTCACCGACTGGGGGCGCGCCGCCCACGGCCTGCCCCCGGACCTCGCCGCCTATCTGACGCACTGGCTGCCGCCCTGGCTCGACACCTGCGGGGAGGCCCGGATGTGGGATCTGACGTGCGAACTGCTCGTCGTGGCGGCCTGCCTGCCGTCAGCGGGCACCGCACCCGGATCGGAGGCGCGCGAGGCATGGCGCCGCGTCGCGGCGGCCCAGGACCCCGCGGGCGCGATCCCCGAGGTGGGCCCGCCCCCGCACCACCGGTCCGGCGGACCCGGCGGCGGCCCCGCCGCGACGGGCCCCGCGGAGGACTTCGCCCGCAGCTACCACTCCACCCTGATGGCCGCCTTCGCCGCGGCCGTGACCCTCGGTCGCGCCGACGCGGCCCGGGCCGACCGGGCCGGGACCGGCGCCCGCGACGGCCAGGTCCGGTGCCCGGCGGCGACGCAGTACCGGTACGGCGGACAAGGAGCGCTCGGATGA
- a CDS encoding DUF6895 family protein: MTATRLIHTVGVRALEWLWAHRDGFRLEPDVDPEIGFLERFKPIGELALICRVLLREGVAGARQAQLARQLVDHTWRETLDGGRMLVRGQHTEPISPIPFEVYLPYRELGHSQPEMERAARLNHRLDSWIAFEVVPNRRLGLSAFQRRFGLTPVRPPEDEALAATWLARTPEPWTVEGHIAYDVTHTVFHLTDWGQNPDGLPPRIAGYLATWLPVWIDDWLDLKRWDLLGELLVVDACLPRPTLDERAWEAFAAAQQPDGAMPAVRTMPEGDPDEVFDVVYHPTLVAAFASALATSRAFSELTQAAS, encoded by the coding sequence ATGACCGCCACGCGCCTGATCCACACCGTCGGGGTCCGTGCCCTGGAATGGCTCTGGGCCCACCGCGACGGCTTCCGGCTGGAGCCCGACGTGGACCCCGAGATCGGCTTCCTGGAACGGTTCAAACCCATCGGTGAACTGGCCCTCATCTGCCGGGTGCTGCTGCGCGAGGGCGTGGCCGGGGCGCGCCAGGCCCAGCTCGCCCGCCAACTGGTCGACCACACCTGGCGGGAGACGCTGGACGGCGGCCGGATGCTGGTGCGCGGGCAGCACACGGAACCCATCTCGCCCATCCCGTTCGAGGTGTACCTGCCGTACCGGGAACTCGGCCACAGCCAGCCGGAGATGGAGCGGGCGGCCCGCCTCAACCACCGCCTCGACTCCTGGATCGCCTTCGAGGTGGTGCCGAACCGGCGGCTCGGCCTCTCCGCGTTCCAGCGCCGCTTCGGCCTGACGCCGGTGCGACCGCCCGAGGACGAGGCGCTCGCCGCGACCTGGCTGGCCCGCACACCCGAACCGTGGACGGTGGAGGGCCACATCGCCTACGACGTCACCCACACGGTGTTCCACCTGACCGACTGGGGACAGAACCCGGACGGCCTGCCGCCCCGCATCGCCGGCTACCTCGCCACCTGGCTGCCGGTCTGGATCGACGACTGGCTGGACCTGAAGCGCTGGGACCTGCTCGGCGAACTCCTCGTGGTCGACGCCTGCCTGCCCCGCCCGACCCTCGACGAACGGGCCTGGGAGGCGTTCGCCGCCGCACAGCAGCCGGACGGCGCCATGCCGGCCGTACGGACGATGCCCGAGGGCGACCCCGACGAGGTGTTCGACGTCGTCTACCACCCGACGCTGGTCGCCGCCTTCGCCTCGGCGCTGGCCACCTCCCGCGCCTTCTCCGAGCTGACGCAGGCCGCCTCGTGA
- a CDS encoding serine hydrolase domain-containing protein, whose product MTDFAAPWPGDPPGDDGAAAPAPRETRDDAALRERIAAAVAAADAPDVVFAVSRHGRRIVHSGGTAPPPEVPRPDLRYEIGSAGKTFTGLLLAQLIRRGTLTGGEPAATCLDPDRPAGPDPVTLAHLVTHTAGLPALPRDFLARALPAWHTNPYARYPAARVTAAFLRHRPRHRPGTRWRYSNFGVAVLGHALASVTGTPWEDLLTAHVLRPLGLSGTALRAEDPWTDATGHRKDGRTAVAAFDAGGFQAAGAVRATPQDLLGFLEAHLHPSGSPLAGALRAVRTPVVRRGLGHRHVHTVAWFRHPTDGGPMYFHGGATLGQQAFLGFRPDTDTALAAVCTRRVRGSHDPFVSGAYALLAEGGNPSR is encoded by the coding sequence GTGACGGACTTCGCCGCTCCCTGGCCGGGCGATCCGCCGGGCGACGACGGCGCCGCCGCCCCCGCCCCGCGGGAGACGCGCGACGACGCGGCGCTGCGGGAGCGGATCGCCGCCGCCGTCGCCGCGGCCGACGCCCCCGACGTCGTCTTCGCCGTCTCCCGGCACGGCCGCCGTATCGTCCACAGCGGCGGCACCGCCCCGCCCCCCGAGGTCCCCCGGCCGGACCTGCGCTACGAGATCGGGTCGGCCGGCAAGACGTTCACCGGGCTGCTGCTGGCCCAGCTCATCCGGCGCGGGACGCTCACCGGGGGCGAACCCGCCGCTACCTGCCTGGACCCGGACCGGCCGGCCGGCCCGGACCCGGTGACCCTCGCCCACCTCGTCACCCACACCGCCGGACTGCCGGCCCTGCCGCGCGACTTCCTCGCCCGGGCCCTGCCCGCCTGGCACACCAACCCCTACGCCCGGTACCCGGCCGCCCGTGTCACCGCCGCCTTCCTGCGCCACCGCCCCCGCCACCGCCCCGGCACCCGCTGGCGCTACTCCAACTTCGGCGTCGCCGTGCTCGGCCACGCCCTCGCCTCGGTGACCGGCACCCCGTGGGAGGACCTGCTGACCGCGCACGTCCTGCGCCCGCTCGGCCTCAGCGGCACGGCCCTGCGCGCCGAGGACCCCTGGACCGACGCGACCGGGCACCGCAAGGACGGCCGCACGGCGGTCGCCGCCTTCGACGCGGGCGGCTTCCAGGCGGCCGGCGCCGTCCGGGCCACCCCGCAGGACCTGCTGGGCTTCCTGGAGGCCCACCTCCACCCGTCCGGCTCCCCGCTGGCCGGTGCCCTCCGGGCGGTGCGCACCCCCGTGGTCCGGCGCGGACTCGGGCACCGGCACGTGCACACGGTGGCGTGGTTCCGGCACCCCACCGACGGCGGGCCGATGTACTTCCACGGCGGAGCGACCCTGGGCCAGCAGGCGTTCCTGGGCTTCAGGCCCGACACGGACACGGCCCTGGCCGCCGTGTGCACCCGCCGGGTCCGCGGATCGCACGACCCGTTCGTCTCCGGCGCCTACGCGCTCCTCGCCGAGGGCGGCAACCCGTCCCGCTGA
- a CDS encoding alpha-lytic protease prodomain-containing protein, with product MVGRLATGRRRAAALTALGTLVLTAAPAAATAAPPPPAPGPLPSAARTLGADKPSAHLLRALQRDLRLTPRQAAARLVNEAEAGTRAGRLRNMLGEHFAGAWVSGTTSSQLTVATTDAGDVPAIEAQGAKAAVVGRALSELRAVKARLDATARRVKTPDTPVWYVDVRTNRVVVQAVSQPAATAFTEAAGLRGRDVGVRVSANRPRVLDDIVGGDAYYIEDKVRCSVGFSVTKDQQQGFATAGHCGTPGARTTGYNMVDQGTFQASIFPGKDMAWVGVGNGWTATPDIKAEGDRRTQIVGSVQALVGASVCRSGSTTGWRCGVIEQHDTSVSYPQGTVDGLTETTVCAEPGDSGGPFVAGAQAQGVTSGGSGDCASGGTTFYQPINPLLGDYGLTLKTTSAQATLPAPQSGAASDAWAAGRVYQAGTTVTHGGVRYQCLQEHQAQGVWTPDATPALWQRI from the coding sequence ATGGTCGGCAGACTTGCCACGGGACGGCGCCGCGCCGCCGCCCTGACCGCCCTCGGCACCCTCGTCCTGACCGCGGCCCCCGCCGCGGCCACCGCCGCGCCGCCGCCGCCCGCACCGGGCCCCCTGCCCAGTGCCGCCCGGACGCTCGGCGCCGACAAACCCTCCGCGCACCTGCTGCGCGCGTTGCAGCGCGACCTGAGGCTGACGCCGCGCCAGGCCGCCGCCCGGCTGGTCAACGAGGCCGAGGCGGGCACCCGCGCCGGCCGGCTGCGGAACATGCTGGGCGAGCACTTCGCCGGGGCCTGGGTGAGCGGCACGACCTCCTCCCAGCTCACCGTCGCCACCACCGACGCCGGGGACGTGCCCGCCATCGAGGCCCAGGGCGCCAAGGCGGCGGTCGTCGGCCGGGCGCTGAGCGAGCTGCGGGCCGTCAAGGCGCGGCTGGACGCCACGGCCCGGCGGGTCAAGACCCCCGACACGCCGGTCTGGTACGTCGACGTGCGGACGAACCGGGTCGTCGTCCAGGCCGTGAGCCAGCCGGCCGCGACGGCGTTCACCGAGGCCGCGGGTCTGCGGGGCCGGGACGTGGGCGTCCGCGTGTCGGCGAACCGGCCGCGGGTGCTCGACGACATCGTCGGCGGGGACGCCTACTACATCGAGGACAAGGTCCGCTGCTCGGTCGGCTTCTCCGTCACCAAGGACCAGCAGCAGGGCTTCGCCACGGCCGGCCACTGCGGCACGCCGGGCGCGCGGACCACCGGCTACAACATGGTGGACCAGGGCACCTTCCAGGCGTCCATCTTCCCCGGCAAGGACATGGCCTGGGTCGGGGTCGGCAACGGCTGGACCGCCACGCCGGACATCAAGGCGGAGGGAGACCGGCGCACGCAGATCGTCGGCTCGGTGCAGGCGCTCGTCGGGGCGTCGGTCTGCCGCTCGGGCTCCACCACGGGCTGGCGGTGCGGCGTCATCGAGCAGCACGACACCAGCGTCAGCTACCCGCAGGGCACCGTCGACGGGCTGACCGAGACGACGGTGTGTGCCGAGCCCGGGGACTCCGGCGGCCCGTTCGTCGCCGGCGCCCAGGCGCAGGGGGTCACCTCCGGCGGCTCCGGTGACTGCGCGAGCGGCGGCACCACCTTCTACCAGCCGATCAATCCGTTGCTCGGCGATTACGGCCTCACCCTGAAGACCACGTCCGCCCAGGCCACCCTGCCCGCGCCGCAGAGCGGCGCGGCGTCGGACGCGTGGGCGGCGGGCCGCGTCTACCAGGCCGGCACCACCGTCACGCACGGCGGTGTGCGCTACCAGTGCTTGCAGGAGCACCAGGCGCAGGGCGTGTGGACGCCCGACGCCACGCCGGCCCTGTGGCAGCGGATCTGA
- a CDS encoding alkaline phosphatase D family protein — MAPTGRHRALAEHAFTPHDAVLRAAARHIGRRRFLTVTAAAAALAFTTNLPARGAVAAPQRDAARIDKDPFTLGVASGDPLPDSVVLWTRLAPEPFEADGGLGEERVTVEWEVAEDESFALVTQRGTAEAHPEYAHSVHIDVRGLEPATRYYYRFRTGTWISPAGRTLTAPAAGDGTSALRLAAVACQAYQDGYYTVLRHLAQDDVDIVFHLGDYLYEYAVNSVGGERRYTDVTLPDVFNRETMTLADYRLRYSLYKSDPDLKAAHAAHPFVVAWDDHETENNYAGSIPENTVPPEEFLLRRAAAYRAYWENQPLRAAQLPQGPDAQLYRRLHWGTLAQFDILDTRQYRSDQAYSDRPHPPGPESDDPARTMTGDAQERWLIDGWRASTALWNVMPQQVCFSQRRLDTTADANMSMDAWDGYRASRNRIVAGAKEAGVANWMVLTGDVHVAYAFDIKDDFDDPQSKTLGTEITSTSVSSGKDGAEKPANWDTYMTANPHMKFYDGRRGYARVELGQEAARIDFRTVSAVTTPGAPVTTAASFVTEAGAPGLQPA; from the coding sequence ATGGCGCCCACGGGCCGTCACAGAGCACTGGCCGAGCACGCCTTCACCCCGCACGACGCCGTCCTGCGCGCGGCGGCCCGGCACATCGGCCGCCGGCGTTTCCTCACCGTCACCGCGGCGGCCGCCGCGCTCGCCTTCACCACCAACCTGCCGGCCCGGGGTGCCGTCGCCGCCCCCCAGCGCGACGCGGCCCGCATCGACAAGGACCCGTTCACCCTGGGCGTCGCCTCGGGCGACCCCCTGCCCGACTCCGTGGTGCTGTGGACACGGCTGGCCCCCGAGCCGTTCGAGGCGGACGGCGGGCTGGGCGAGGAGCGGGTCACCGTGGAGTGGGAGGTGGCCGAGGACGAGTCCTTCGCCCTGGTCACCCAGCGGGGCACCGCCGAGGCCCACCCGGAGTACGCCCACAGCGTGCACATCGACGTCCGGGGCCTGGAACCGGCCACCCGGTACTACTACCGCTTCCGCACCGGGACCTGGATCAGCCCGGCGGGCCGCACCCTCACCGCGCCCGCGGCGGGCGACGGCACCTCGGCGCTCCGGCTGGCCGCCGTCGCCTGCCAGGCGTACCAGGACGGCTACTACACCGTCCTGCGGCACCTGGCGCAGGACGACGTCGACATCGTCTTCCACCTCGGCGACTACCTGTACGAGTACGCCGTGAACTCCGTCGGCGGCGAGCGGCGCTACACCGACGTCACACTCCCGGACGTGTTCAACCGCGAGACCATGACCCTCGCGGACTACCGGCTGCGCTACTCCCTCTACAAGAGCGACCCGGATCTGAAGGCCGCCCACGCCGCGCACCCCTTCGTCGTCGCCTGGGACGACCACGAGACGGAGAACAACTACGCCGGGAGCATCCCCGAGAACACCGTGCCGCCGGAGGAGTTCCTGCTGCGCCGGGCCGCCGCCTACCGCGCGTACTGGGAGAACCAGCCGCTGCGCGCCGCACAGCTTCCCCAGGGCCCCGACGCCCAGCTCTACCGCCGTCTGCACTGGGGCACGCTCGCCCAGTTCGACATCCTCGACACCCGCCAGTACCGCTCCGACCAGGCGTATTCCGACCGTCCCCACCCGCCGGGGCCGGAGTCGGACGACCCGGCGCGCACCATGACCGGGGACGCCCAGGAACGGTGGCTGATCGACGGGTGGCGGGCCTCGACCGCGCTGTGGAACGTGATGCCGCAGCAGGTGTGCTTCTCGCAGCGCAGACTCGACACGACCGCCGACGCCAACATGTCCATGGACGCCTGGGACGGCTACCGGGCCTCGCGCAACCGGATCGTCGCCGGTGCGAAGGAGGCGGGTGTCGCCAACTGGATGGTCCTCACCGGCGACGTCCACGTGGCCTACGCCTTCGACATCAAGGACGACTTCGACGACCCGCAGTCGAAGACCCTCGGCACGGAGATCACCTCCACCTCGGTGTCCAGCGGCAAGGACGGCGCGGAGAAGCCCGCCAACTGGGACACGTACATGACGGCCAACCCGCACATGAAGTTCTACGACGGCAGACGCGGCTACGCGCGGGTCGAGCTCGGCCAGGAGGCGGCCAGGATCGACTTCCGGACGGTGTCCGCCGTGACCACCCCCGGCGCCCCCGTCACCACCGCGGCGTCCTTCGTCACCGAGGCGGGCGCGCCCGGCCTGCAGCCCGCGTGA
- a CDS encoding pyridoxal-phosphate dependent enzyme, with translation MTTSTPPVTLDDIRDAAARLKGIAHRTPVLRSRTLDALAGAEVLLKCENFQRVGAFKFRGAYHAASRLTPGQLARGIAAYSSGNHAQAVALAARELGTTAVIVMPEDAPPSKRDATAGYGAEIVTYDRYTGDREAIAGALAAERGLSLIPPYDHPHVIAGQGTAALELVEETGPLDALIAPVGGGGLIAGSATAAKGLHPGTRVIGVEPEAGDDTKRSLEAGRRVAVPVPRTIADGQALSTPGELTFSLNRRLLDGIVLVRDEEIRDAMRFAFERLKIVLEPSGATPLAALLTGRAGRLPGRVGVILSGGNIDAGRFARLCGPGS, from the coding sequence GTGACGACTTCCACCCCGCCGGTCACCCTCGACGACATCCGCGACGCCGCCGCCCGTCTGAAGGGCATCGCCCACCGCACTCCCGTCCTGCGCTCCCGGACCCTGGACGCGCTGGCCGGCGCCGAGGTCCTGCTGAAGTGCGAGAACTTCCAGCGCGTCGGCGCCTTCAAGTTCCGCGGCGCCTACCACGCCGCCAGTCGCCTCACGCCCGGGCAGCTGGCCCGGGGCATCGCCGCCTACTCCTCCGGCAACCACGCCCAGGCCGTCGCGCTCGCCGCCCGCGAACTCGGCACCACCGCGGTGATCGTCATGCCCGAGGACGCCCCGCCCTCCAAGCGGGACGCCACCGCCGGCTACGGCGCCGAGATCGTCACCTACGACCGCTACACCGGCGACCGCGAGGCCATCGCCGGAGCCCTGGCCGCCGAGCGGGGCCTCAGCCTGATCCCGCCCTACGACCATCCGCACGTCATCGCCGGCCAGGGCACCGCCGCGCTGGAACTCGTCGAGGAGACCGGACCCCTGGACGCGCTGATCGCGCCCGTCGGCGGGGGCGGGCTGATCGCCGGGAGCGCCACCGCCGCCAAGGGACTGCACCCCGGCACCCGGGTGATCGGTGTCGAGCCCGAGGCCGGCGACGACACCAAGCGCTCCCTGGAGGCGGGCCGGCGCGTCGCCGTCCCCGTCCCGCGCACCATCGCCGACGGCCAGGCCCTGTCCACCCCCGGCGAACTCACCTTCTCGCTCAACCGGCGGCTGCTCGACGGGATCGTGCTCGTCCGTGACGAGGAGATCCGGGACGCCATGCGGTTCGCCTTCGAGCGGCTGAAGATCGTCCTGGAGCCCAGCGGCGCCACCCCCCTGGCCGCCCTGCTGACCGGCCGCGCGGGGCGGCTTCCGGGGCGTGTCGGAGTGATCCTCTCCGGCGGCAACATCGACGCCGGCCGGTTCGCCCGGCTGTGCGGCCCCGGGAGCTGA
- a CDS encoding cupin domain-containing protein, with product MFEVKTLDKPDERRDFPRGHLEAVHLSGLDFAVATFEPGWRWSESVGPIAGTESCQIHHNGYVVQGRMRIRMDDGAEGEVGPGDVFVCAPGHDAWVVGDEQCVVHDFAGAMAQQYAKAG from the coding sequence ATGTTCGAGGTCAAGACGCTCGACAAGCCGGACGAGCGGCGCGACTTCCCCCGCGGACACCTCGAAGCCGTCCACCTCTCGGGGCTCGACTTCGCCGTGGCCACGTTCGAGCCCGGCTGGCGCTGGTCGGAGTCGGTGGGGCCGATAGCGGGCACCGAGAGCTGCCAGATCCACCACAACGGCTACGTCGTGCAGGGGCGGATGCGCATCCGCATGGACGACGGCGCCGAGGGCGAGGTGGGCCCCGGCGACGTCTTCGTGTGCGCGCCCGGACACGACGCCTGGGTCGTCGGCGACGAGCAGTGCGTCGTCCACGACTTCGCGGGTGCCATGGCCCAGCAGTACGCCAAGGCCGGGTAG
- a CDS encoding cellulose-binding protein, with amino-acid sequence MSYAHGHQDGRRHRRRIWAGVSLLAVAGLAATALATPAGAASVGEDDGAGCPVSAPGPLTANAKLPDPFRRIDGTRVTAKSDWRCRRAEIRQLAERYVYGTKPPKPQSVTGTVSRTGITVNTSHNGRSASFSASVDLPAGTGPFPAVIVLGGFGADTATIKASGVAVISLDPYAIGREGTPRSNKQGAFYSLYGSGSSTGLLLAWAWGVSRVIDVIEQSSGGILKADATGVTGCSRFGKGAFVSGAFDQRIALTMPIESGTGGAPVLRGVAQESGAQPLSSAYGEQPWLGDAFGSFTGSPATLPLDTHQIIGMIAPRGLFLMENPHVDWLGARSGSVAALAGAEIYKALGAGADISYWSDVQDGTHCAVRSEWRTPLQQNLRKFLLRTAGDPGVFRISPRKSGDLAQWRDWQTPALTG; translated from the coding sequence ATGTCGTACGCGCACGGACACCAGGACGGGCGGCGCCACCGGCGCCGTATCTGGGCCGGCGTCTCCTTACTGGCCGTGGCCGGCCTGGCCGCCACGGCGCTCGCCACTCCCGCCGGTGCCGCCTCCGTCGGCGAGGACGACGGCGCGGGCTGCCCGGTCTCCGCGCCGGGACCCCTCACCGCCAACGCCAAGCTCCCCGACCCGTTCCGCCGCATCGACGGCACCCGTGTCACCGCCAAGTCCGACTGGCGCTGCCGGCGCGCGGAGATCCGGCAACTGGCGGAGCGGTACGTCTACGGCACGAAGCCGCCCAAACCGCAGAGTGTCACCGGGACGGTCTCCCGGACCGGCATCACGGTGAACACCTCCCACAACGGCCGCAGTGCCTCCTTCTCCGCCTCCGTCGACCTGCCCGCCGGCACCGGGCCCTTTCCGGCGGTGATCGTCCTGGGCGGGTTCGGCGCGGACACCGCCACCATCAAGGCGTCCGGGGTCGCCGTCATCTCGCTCGACCCGTACGCGATCGGCAGGGAGGGCACCCCGCGCAGCAACAAGCAGGGCGCGTTCTACAGCCTCTACGGCTCCGGCAGCAGCACCGGACTGCTGCTCGCCTGGGCCTGGGGGGTGAGCCGGGTCATCGACGTGATCGAGCAGTCGAGCGGCGGCATCCTCAAAGCCGACGCGACCGGCGTCACCGGGTGCTCCCGGTTCGGCAAGGGCGCCTTCGTCTCCGGCGCGTTCGACCAGCGGATCGCGCTCACCATGCCGATCGAGTCGGGCACCGGCGGCGCCCCGGTGCTGCGCGGCGTCGCCCAGGAGAGCGGTGCCCAGCCGCTCAGCAGCGCCTACGGCGAACAGCCCTGGCTCGGCGACGCGTTCGGCTCCTTCACCGGCAGCCCGGCCACCCTGCCCCTCGACACCCACCAGATCATCGGCATGATCGCGCCGCGCGGGCTGTTCCTGATGGAGAACCCGCACGTCGACTGGCTCGGTGCCCGCTCCGGCAGCGTGGCAGCCCTGGCCGGCGCCGAGATCTACAAGGCGCTCGGCGCGGGCGCCGACATCTCCTACTGGTCCGACGTCCAGGACGGCACCCACTGCGCGGTCCGCTCCGAGTGGCGCACGCCGTTGCAGCAGAACCTCCGCAAGTTCCTGCTGCGCACCGCCGGCGACCCGGGGGTGTTCCGGATCAGCCCCCGCAAGAGCGGCGACCTGGCCCAGTGGCGGGACTGGCAGACGCCCGCCCTGACGGGCTGA
- a CDS encoding LutC/YkgG family protein, which produces MSSRERILGRVRRALADVPRDDTPYERAVPRDYLREHGERSAEETVELLAENLADYRAIVHRCADGELPKLLARLMAERGSRSVLVPPGLPPHWIAAVDATRVPDRAGSTPHELDRVDSVITGCAVAIAETGTIVLDGGPDQGRRRITLVPDHHICVVRVPGQVVSSVPQALGRLDPARPLTWISGPSATSDIELDRVEGVHGPRTLEVVLVD; this is translated from the coding sequence GTGAGCAGCAGGGAACGGATCCTGGGCCGGGTGCGGCGGGCGCTCGCCGACGTCCCGCGCGACGACACCCCCTACGAACGGGCGGTCCCGCGCGACTATCTGCGCGAGCACGGCGAGCGGTCTGCCGAGGAGACGGTGGAGCTGCTCGCCGAGAATCTGGCGGACTACCGGGCGATCGTGCACCGCTGCGCGGACGGCGAACTGCCAAAGCTGCTCGCGCGGCTCATGGCCGAACGGGGTTCGCGCAGCGTGCTCGTCCCGCCGGGGCTGCCGCCGCACTGGATCGCAGCGGTGGACGCCACCCGCGTCCCCGACCGCGCCGGCAGCACCCCGCACGAACTCGACCGCGTCGACAGCGTGATCACCGGGTGCGCGGTGGCGATCGCGGAGACCGGCACCATCGTGCTGGACGGCGGCCCCGACCAGGGCCGCCGCCGCATCACACTCGTCCCCGACCACCACATCTGCGTGGTACGGGTCCCCGGCCAGGTCGTCTCCTCCGTGCCCCAGGCTCTCGGACGCCTGGATCCGGCCCGCCCGCTGACCTGGATCTCCGGCCCGTCGGCGACCAGCGACATCGAGCTGGACCGGGTGGAGGGGGTGCACGGGCCGCGGACGCTGGAGGTCGTCCTGGTGGACTGA